Within the Bacillota bacterium genome, the region GCCTCACGGGGAAACATCAAGGAGGTTGAGCGCACCCTGGGAATCAGTTATCCGACGGTGCGCAGTCGATTGGATCAGGTAATTGCTGCCTTAGGATACACCGTGGACAAGGACGATGGGGTGGAGACCGAGGCAGAAGAAATGGCGGAGCGACGGCGGGAGATTCTCAGTCGATTGGACAGGGGCGAGATCACGCCGGAGGAGGCACTCCAAAAATTGAAGGAGCAAAGGTAGGGAGGGCGGTTTTGTGAAGGAAGAACGCTTGCTGATCCTAAAA harbors:
- a CDS encoding DUF2089 domain-containing protein, producing the protein MGNCPVCGEGMEITRLHCHYCDTTLEGHFALCKFCQLSREQRKFVEVFIASRGNIKEVERTLGISYPTVRSRLDQVIAALGYTVDKDDGVETEAEEMAERRREILSRLDRGEITPEEALQKLKEQR